One window from the genome of Pyrobaculum ferrireducens encodes:
- a CDS encoding proton-conducting transporter membrane subunit, which produces MDPLIYILPAYIIARLYIPRASLLDAAYIAALAIWTAKTNILLTLLAIPYILAVFVLDRGKLAPYAGFASAVSYTGIYLIAAGQEAPHIAALGFVMAAAAPATLLPVLDDEGSLGGLFRYLLISAISTSMLISGLALRGTWGDVGNMLLFLAIATELGAVPMYMWVVDVYGRSSPAGLALLASLPKIAAAAALVYLKPAVPQAVSLAVGALSMLIGNLGALTSHDLRRVLAYSTVAHSGFALFAYVLSPGLALALVFADAVGKMALFRQLDGGGSRWEALLLVMNQIGIPPVLGFWPKLYLLLAATHVLGTAAGLFVLANIVMSVPYYIRVFHTLPGGVLGFLHAAVVILALGLVPFAWISWILSL; this is translated from the coding sequence ATGGACCCGCTGATTTATATACTGCCCGCGTACATCATCGCCAGGCTGTATATACCAAGAGCCTCTCTGCTAGACGCGGCGTACATAGCCGCGCTGGCTATTTGGACTGCGAAAACCAACATACTTCTCACGCTTTTAGCCATTCCATATATCCTCGCGGTTTTCGTCCTAGACAGGGGGAAGCTGGCGCCTTACGCCGGCTTCGCCTCCGCTGTTTCCTACACCGGCATCTACCTCATCGCCGCGGGGCAGGAGGCGCCTCACATTGCGGCGCTGGGCTTTGTCATGGCCGCCGCGGCCCCCGCCACGCTGTTGCCGGTGCTCGACGACGAGGGGTCCCTCGGCGGCTTGTTTAGGTATCTGCTAATCTCCGCCATCTCCACGTCGATGCTTATATCAGGCCTCGCCCTCCGCGGGACGTGGGGAGACGTCGGAAATATGTTGCTGTTTCTGGCGATAGCCACGGAGCTGGGGGCGGTGCCTATGTACATGTGGGTCGTCGACGTCTACGGCCGTTCGTCGCCCGCGGGGCTGGCTCTGCTGGCGAGTCTGCCCAAGATAGCGGCGGCGGCCGCCCTGGTGTATCTAAAGCCCGCCGTGCCGCAGGCAGTGTCTCTCGCCGTGGGGGCCCTCTCCATGCTCATCGGCAACCTCGGCGCCTTGACCAGCCACGACCTTAGAAGAGTCTTGGCGTACTCCACCGTGGCCCACAGCGGCTTCGCCCTGTTTGCATATGTCCTCTCCCCGGGCCTGGCTCTTGCGCTGGTGTTCGCAGACGCCGTGGGGAAGATGGCGCTATTCCGCCAGCTAGACGGCGGGGGCTCCAGGTGGGAAGCCCTCCTCCTAGTCATGAACCAGATAGGGATTCCGCCGGTGCTGGGCTTCTGGCCTAAGCTCTACCTTCTCCTAGCGGCTACCCACGTCCTGGGGACGGCCGCGGGTCTCTTCGTCTTGGCGAATATCGTCATGTCTGTACCCTACTACATAAGAGTCTTCCACACACTCCCCGGGGGAGTCCTCGGCTTTCTACACGCCGCCGTGGTGATCCTGGCGCTGGGCCTCGTGCCCTTCGCGTGGATTTCTTGGATTTTATCATTATAA
- a CDS encoding proton-conducting transporter membrane subunit, which yields MVPLELLLLLIAIAAVADLFTRRGIGAALSGGFTTYLAFRGELHPATQLLRVGEQTAQLIFFISGVYTSIVLYSTWYVRDVERRGWFWLWMGVFYASMLTFVAADHWAVLMLGWGGLDLASWALILTYRDEEEAGWVGGGDVAGGLRWLWTPSASAMRAILTVEVGTASLVAGLGLAAAQSPYISHWHALPDVVAALVLVAAFAKAAQLPFTDWLMTAMSAPTPVSALLHSSTMVKAGPILLLKLGALMPQWAGHVAFAVGIATALYGGLVALGQREPKVLLAASTASYLGLITAFALTKPEEAVALIYAHGVAKATLFMAVGHGIHISHSRTPAAYPLPAKVAMALSLLTLLGLTPLGAEAKAHADPWLLIFSALTAGYVGKLLAKSGTAAGGWGAALPYLALSLAAFAVAKMPNFFWALALAGLLLAKTSEYTPLYRRFWLPLAYDLFAPRLLTALTRVAAKFDGYIDRRLMSLPSVWGSLASTVATLDKSIDLALHGLLPTAVKTASLQIARRNFEFYLYVTGVGVGALIVVLTWLWTR from the coding sequence ATGGTTCCTCTAGAGCTGTTGCTACTGCTAATAGCCATTGCCGCCGTTGCGGATTTATTCACCAGAAGGGGGATAGGCGCCGCTCTCTCCGGAGGCTTCACGACGTACCTAGCCTTCAGAGGGGAGCTCCACCCAGCTACACAGTTGCTACGCGTGGGGGAGCAAACAGCGCAGTTGATATTCTTCATCTCCGGGGTCTATACGTCTATTGTCCTCTACTCCACGTGGTATGTCAGAGACGTGGAGAGGAGGGGCTGGTTCTGGCTGTGGATGGGGGTTTTCTACGCCTCGATGCTAACCTTCGTCGCCGCAGATCACTGGGCTGTGCTGATGCTGGGCTGGGGCGGCCTCGACTTGGCAAGCTGGGCCCTAATCCTCACCTACAGAGATGAGGAGGAGGCGGGCTGGGTGGGGGGCGGGGATGTGGCCGGCGGGCTGAGGTGGCTGTGGACTCCCTCGGCCTCCGCCATGAGGGCTATCTTGACGGTTGAGGTGGGCACTGCCTCTCTGGTAGCCGGGCTCGGCTTGGCCGCGGCTCAGTCGCCCTACATAAGCCATTGGCACGCCCTCCCCGACGTGGTGGCCGCCCTCGTGCTGGTTGCCGCGTTTGCCAAGGCGGCTCAGCTACCCTTTACCGACTGGCTTATGACGGCTATGTCGGCGCCCACCCCGGTCAGCGCGTTGTTACACAGCTCCACCATGGTCAAGGCCGGCCCCATCCTACTGCTGAAGCTAGGCGCGTTAATGCCCCAGTGGGCTGGCCACGTGGCCTTTGCTGTGGGGATCGCCACGGCCCTCTACGGCGGGCTCGTGGCGCTGGGACAGAGAGAGCCCAAGGTTTTGCTAGCCGCCTCGACGGCGTCGTACTTGGGCCTCATCACGGCCTTCGCCTTGACGAAGCCGGAGGAGGCCGTGGCCCTCATATATGCCCACGGCGTGGCCAAGGCGACTCTGTTCATGGCCGTTGGACACGGCATTCACATATCCCACAGCAGGACGCCAGCGGCCTACCCCCTTCCGGCTAAGGTGGCCATGGCCCTTTCTCTACTGACGTTGCTCGGCTTGACGCCGCTGGGCGCCGAGGCGAAGGCGCACGCCGATCCGTGGCTGTTGATCTTCTCGGCCCTCACCGCCGGCTACGTGGGGAAGTTGCTGGCTAAGAGCGGCACCGCCGCGGGGGGCTGGGGCGCCGCGCTACCGTATCTGGCACTCAGCCTCGCCGCCTTCGCTGTGGCTAAGATGCCGAACTTCTTCTGGGCGCTGGCCCTGGCGGGCCTCCTCCTTGCGAAGACCTCTGAGTACACGCCGCTGTATAGAAGGTTTTGGCTACCCCTCGCCTACGATCTGTTTGCTCCTAGGCTACTAACAGCGTTGACAAGAGTTGCCGCTAAGTTCGACGGCTACATAGATAGAAGGTTGATGAGCCTCCCAAGCGTGTGGGGAAGCCTCGCCTCTACCGTCGCCACGCTTGACAAATCTATCGACTTGGCGTTGCACGGACTTCTCCCAACGGCTGTCAAAACGGCGTCGCTCCAGATCGCAAGGCGGAATTTTGAGTTTTATCTATACGTCACCGGGGTCGGCGTGGGGGCCCTAATAGTCGTATTGACGTGGCTATGGACCCGCTGA